Sequence from the Burkholderia cepacia genome:
CGGCAGCCGGTCGTAGAAACCTTTCGCGAGCGGGCACGACTCGCCGTGGCATGCTCGGTCGGGATGCTCGCACGCCTTGTCGCGCGCGACGAGTTCCAGCACGCGCAACGGCAGCGCGGGCGTGCCGGCGCCGAGCGTCGCCGCCGCTTCGAGCGCGAGCGCGCGGCCGGGCGTTTTCGCGGTCAGGAAGTACACGTGGTCGAGCTCGCCCTCGCCGCAGGCCTTCAGCAGCGGAAACACGGTGCCGAGCGTCTTGCCGATGCCGGTCGGCGCCTGCGCCATCAGGCAGCGATCGTCGCGGGCCGCGCGATAGACGGCCACTGCCAGCTCGCGCTGGCCGCTGCGGAACTGCCCGTGCGGAAACGCGAGCGCGCGCAGCGCCGCGTCACGCGCCGCGCGGTGCGCCGTTTCGCGTTCGGCCCAGCCGACGAAGCAGGCGCACTGCTCGGCGAAGAACGCCGCGAGGTCTGCCGCCCCCCCCAGCGTTTGCGTCAGCACCGTCTCGCGTTCGGACACGATGTCGAAATAGACGAGCGCGACGTCGATCTCCGGGAGGCCGCGCGCGTCGCACATCAGGTGCGCGTAGACCTTCGCCTGCGCCCAGTGCAGTGCGCGGTGGTTGGCCGGCATCGCGTCGAGGCTGCCGCGGAAGGTCTTGATTTCCTCGAGGCGGTTCGCCACCGGATCGTAGCCGTCCGCGCGGCCGCGCACGGTGAGCGTGCCCCACGTGCCCGTCAGCGCGATCTCGGTTTCGTAGCGTGCGCCGCGGTTCGACGTGACGGCGCCGTGGCCGGCGATGCCTTCGAGCGCGGTGGGCGCGGGCGTGAAGCGCAGGTCGAGATCGCCGCGCCGCGCGGTGAACTCGCACATCGCCCGCACCGCGACGACGTAGCTCATGCGCAGTGCCCCGAGGCGGCGGCGGGCACGACGACGTCGCCCGCCCATTCGACGTCGATCACGCGCACCGGCATGCCGTGCGCGACGCAGTACGCGAGCCAGCGCGTCTGGTTGTCCTGCAGGCGGTCGCCGGGGCCTTTCACCTCGACGAGTTCGTAGCGGCGCTCGCCGGGCCAGAAGCGGACGAGATCGGGCAGCCCCGAACGGTTGCTGCGGATATCCGCGAGCAGGCGCGTGAACCACAGCCGCAGATGCGCAGGCGGCAGGCACGCCAGCGCCTCGTCGAGCAGTGCGTCGCTCAGCACGCCCCAGAACACGAACGGGGATTGCAGCCCCGCCTTCGTCGCGAAATGCCGGCGGATCGTGTCGCGATAGGCGCCCGAATCAAGTTGCGCGAAGCACGCGGCGAACGCGTCCGCACGGCGCGCGGCGAAATCGGGCGCGTGCAGGTCGGCCGGGCCGCGCTGGAACGGATGGAAGAACGCGCCGGGTACCGCGGCGAACACGGGTTCCCAGCACAGCAGCCCGAACAGCGAATTGATCAGCGTGTTTTCGACGTAATGGACCGGCGAAGCCGGTTGCGCGAGATGGTCGCGCACCGCGAATTCGACACTGACGAACGCATCGGGGCGCGCGAGCACGAGCGTTTCGCGCGGCACGTCCGCCGCCGGGGCCGCGCGTTCGACGCGCCGGCCGAGCCGGCGCTGCAGGCGCGGCAGCATGCGCTCGACACGCTGGCGCTCCTCGTCGCTCTCGAAACCGCCGCGCGCCTCGAGCGCCAGCGCGAGCGCATCGTCGTCACGCCCGCAGCGCTCGAGCACGCGGATGCGTCGATGGCGGCTGCCGGGCCAGGCGCTGCGCGCATACGCGTCGAGCGCGAGCGGCCATGCGCCACGGCGTTCGCCGGCCTGGCCCACCGCGAACAGCAGTTTCGCGCGACGCGTCGCGAGCCAGGGCTGCGCGCAGGCGACCGTGCCGATTGCGTCGACGAGGGCTTCGAGCGGCGCATCGTCGGGCCATGCATCGAGTGCATCGCGGCACGTCTGCAGCGCGAGATACGCGTCGACGTCGCCGCGCTGCTGGAACGCGCGCGACGACGGTGCGATCGCCACGCTTTCGTACTGGAACACGCCGAGATCGGCGAGCACGAATTCGCTCCAGTCCTGGTGGAGATTGCCGAAGAACATCAGGCGCAGCCGGTCGCACAGCGCGCCGACCGTCACGCGCAGCACGCGGTCGTCGCGCGGCGGTTGGCCGGCCCCCGGATGGCCGGCCCCCGGTTGGCCGGCCCCAGAAAACCACACGTCGAACGGCTGGGCCATGTCGTGCGCGGGCCGCAGCCGTTCGAGCCATTCGGGCTTGCGCTCGCCCGCATGCGCGGCGAGTGCCGGGAAGATACGCAGCAGATCGGCCTTGGTGCACAACGCAAAGATTTCATCGAGCGTCAGCGCGGGGGCCGGATCGACCCAGCCGAGTTCGACGAGCGGCGCGGCCGCGGCGAGCGCGCAGCCGATTTCGTCGTACACGAGCTTGCTCGCGCGGAAATCGGACCCGTTGCGCATCAGCATCCGGACGAGCAGCGCGCGCGACGCCTGCGGCAGCGACGGGAAGGCCTGCAGGAATGCCCGCTCACTGTCGTCGAACAGGTCGTCGTAACGCGCGCCGAGCCAGGCCAGCGCGCGTTCGAAATTGGTCAGGTAGTAAAACGCCGGGGGCGTCGGCGAAGCAGGCGTCACGGGAATCGATCACTGTACATTTGTACAGGTCGGTATCATATCAAATGTGAAACTGGCGGTGGGTGTGGCGCGGTTGCCTCGTCCGATCGCACGCGCGCACAATCGAAAGCATCACACCGCGCCACGGCCCACGGGCTTCGGCCAGCGCACCCAAGAAGCACGCGGATCGTCCGGCGCACATCGGCGCACCGCGCCGAAGGAGTTCGCCATGACTACCCGCCGCCCGCCTGTCAGTTCCCGTGAAGACGGCCGTTCCGCGACGCGGCGCCCTGCCCGCGACACTACCGCACCGTCAGCCGCGCAGCGTTGGTCGCAACGCGTGACCGAGCACAGCGACGCGCTCGACCTCGAACCGGGCACGTTCTCGCACGACGATCCCGACGAAGTCGCGCAGGCGCTGAAACGCGCGGCCGAACGCAGCACGCGCCGCAAGGGCACGCCGTACCAGTCCGCGATGTCGATGCTCAATTTCTATATCAACCGGGCCGGCGCGCATCTGCCGCAAGACCGCCGCGACACGCTCGAACGCGCGAAGCAGAAGCTGCGCGAAGCGTTCGGCCGCGGGTCGTGACACGCATCCCGCGCTTGCGCAGAGCACCGATCGCCTTCCGGCCCCCTTCCGCCCAAGCGGTCCGGTTCAGAACTGGTAATTCACCGACATGTCGAACACGCCGTTGGTCGACTGCTGCGTGATCGGGCTGCGCGCGGCGCGGCCGACGAGCTGCTCGATCGCGCCGTCGATCGTGACGAACCAGTGCTTGTTCACGAACCAGGCCATGGTCACACCCGCGCCCACCGACCGGATTCCCGCTCCCGACGAATAGCGCGGCAGCCCGGAACGCGCGGCGGCCCCCTGGTTCACGCCGAACCAGCTGTTCATGTAGCGCGAATCGGCGAACGAAACGGTCGGCCCCGCGAACCAGAAGAAATGCTCGTTGCTGCCCGGCAGCGGCATGTACGCGGAAAAATCGCCGACCCAGCCGTTCGAGCCGCCGATGCTGCGCCGGATGTCCGCGCGCAGCACGAGCGGAAACGCCTTCGAGATCACGTAATCGGCCGCCAGTTTCATCACCGGTGCCGCGTTGATGTTGTCGAAGCCGCGCAGGTGGTCGAGGTCGTCCGCGCTGCGGCGCCCGAGGTCGTAACCGACGGATAGGCTCACGCGCCAGTTCGGCCCGCGCAGCACGTTCGCGCCGAGCCCTTCGCCCGTCGACAGGAAGAACAGGTCGCGATAGCGGATGTCGAGGTTCGGGCCGCCCATCACGCGATAGCGGTCGGAGCCCGCATAACGCGGCTGCAGCGTCATCGCGGCGCCGACACTGACTTGCCAGTCCGGCGTGTTCGGCTCGAACAGCTTCATCAGCGGCACCCCCGCCGAGTATTGCCATTCGCCGAGCGGCGAAGGCGTCTGCGCGCGTGCGGCTTGCGGGCCGGTCGCCATGAGCACCGCGACCGTCGACACACCGGAAAGGAACCGGCGTGCGCCGGGCGACAGCAACTGGCGAGCGATGACCATAGGCGGTATCCGACGGCTGCATGAAAACCGGGGAACGCCGCGCACCGCTTGCCGTACCGGCAAGCCGCAGGCGGCATGCATGAAATGCAGTGTACGCTGAATTCATGAACTGCCGATGCGCTGCGTGCACTTCGACGCAGGTTTTTCCGCGCGGCTTTCATGCGCCGCAGCAGAGGTCCTCCCGGTAACGTAGACTTTGTGTGGAGGCCTTCGTCACGATCCGCGCGGCTGGACGCCGTCGCCGCGACGAAGGCTCGGCATGATGCCTGCGAACATTCGTCCATCGACCGAAGGAGGTTCGACCATGATCGTCCATCCCACCGGCAGCCGCAGCACCGTACTGACGGCCGCCGGCCTGTCCCGCCTGCTCGCGTCGCAGCGCAAGCCGCCCGCAGACAAGACGGAAGAACGCATCGACGAAGGGCTCGAAGAATCGTTTCCCGCCAGCGACCCGCCGGCGATCGGCGGCGCTTCCCGCATCGACCCGTCGAAGCCGTCCGGCGAACGTGAAAAGCGCCCGCCGCACACGCCTTCGAAACCGCACGATCAGGGCTGACGCGGCGATTGCACAGGCGCGGCACGCGCAAGCCGCCGCGGCGGACGCTGTGCGGTCCAGCGTCCGCGCGCGGCTTCCGTCAGAAGCTCAGTACGGCGTGCGGGTCGAACGCCTGCGATATCGCGCAACGCCCTCGATTGCCGCCCTCGCGGGCAGACCGGCTGCCCTTATTGTCGCGGCATGCGTTTCCGCCCCGCCATAGAACGACGCGAGATCTGCCTTCATCGCGGTTCTCGATTCATTGTCGAGGTAGATCATGTGACCCGACGGATAATTGCGGACCGTCAGGTTGCTGTCGATCTGCGCGCTGGCAAGCGGCATCTCCTGGAACGTGATCAAGGTCTGGAAGAACGGCGTCACCGAGTCGTAATAGCCGTTTGCCGAAAACACCCTCAGGTACGGATTGACGGACATCGCGGCAGCAAGGTCGCCCGCCGTGTAGAGACTTCCGCTCCCTCCTCTTTCGGCGCCGGTCGGGTCGATATGACTGAAATCCCAATGGGCGAACGCCTTGTCGTTCAGGTCCATGAAGGGCGCGACCGACGTGTATTGCAATTCGTCGTTGAGGTAGACGTTCCACATGGCGGTGTATACGCCGCTCACGGCAGCCATCGTCGGATCGTTGCCGCCCGAATCCGGCGCGACGAATTGGGCGATGCCGGTGTCGATCCCGGTGACGCGCCCGTCATAGGCGCCGACAGCCAAACCGGCGTCCAGCAACAGACTCGTCAGGAACGACGCGCCATTTCCCGTTGAAGGATTGAGCTGCCAGTACTTGAGGACCGTGGACGGAATGCCGAGAATCTCGCTCAGATGCCGCAGAACCCCGTCATCGATCTGGGGGTAGGCGGCCAATGCGTCCGCATACGGACCGCTCGCGAACGCAGACACCTTGTCCATGAATGCGGGCAGATCGGTCGGCTCCGGGGACACCGTGACTTTCTTGTGGTACCACGCGTCGGCCGCAAACGTCGGAAGGACGCCGACCGCGCTGCCCGCCTGCGAATAATCGAGAATCGACGACTGCAGCACGATTCCGTTCAAGTCCACGCCGTCCTCGTGCAGCATCCACGTGAGCACGCTGGTGCGCGGCGTTCCGTAGGATTCCCCGAACAGATACTTGGGAGAGTTCCAGCGGTTGAAGACCGTCAGGTAACGCTTGATGAATTGCTTGATGCAGCCTGCGTCCTGGTCCACGCCCCAGAAATCCTGGTTGGTGTGAGGCGCGACCGCGGTGGAGTAACCGGTGCCGGGCGGGTCGATGAACACGAGGTCGGTCTGGTCGAGCAAACTGTCCGCGTTGTCTTCCAGCGCATACGGAGACGGGGGCGTGAAGTTCGGCATGCTCGTCCTGATCCGCCTCGGGCCGAACGACCCCAGCAGCAGGAAAACCGATGATGATCCGGGGCCGCCGTTATAGAAGAACGTGACCGGGCGCGTGGATGGCGTCGATTCATCGGCGGTGAACGCGACATAGAACAGTTTTGCGCCCGGCCGTGAGCTGTACGGGTCGGTCGTGACCAGGTGGCCTGCTCGCGCCGTATAGTCGATCGACCTTCCGTTGAGGTTCAACGTGTGATGCGTAATCGCGGCAATTTCGGTGACGTCGCTGATTGAATCGTTCGGACCGTATCCGTATGGCGTTGTGTCGATGAGCGGTTGATCGGGTGCAGCATCATTGCTTGTAGTTGCATTCATCGCTGACCTCCTTTTTCAGTTTCAGCCGAACACGCCCGGCGGCCTCGACCTCGTGTTGTCGATGGTCTTGTGCGTCAACCGCAACGGGAAATGGTTTGTGCGAAATGAAGACGACTGGGAAGATTCGATGCATCGGGAACGCGCTGCGCGTCGTCGTCTGCGAAGATGGATAAGCCTCTGGAAGCCGTGTCCATGTGCCGCCTCATGCGATCGGGTGAACGTCGCTGCGACTGATGAATATCGCGAAGTATAGGAATTCGCCCGTTGTTTCCAAGGCGCTTTTTTATGATCCGCGAGTTCCGTCGAACAGACGGACAATGGGCTTCGAATCGATTGACATGAGTGAAACAGTGATCGCGTCAATTGCTGTTTCACGCACCGCTCAATGCCGGCGGTGCTTTATTCGCACTGGCCCATCAGCCGTGCAAAAGGATTGCGCCGCGTATTTCACCACGCTGAAATCGCGGGTGCGATCGGCGCGCTCAGGGGGCGCGCCGATCGCTCGCCCCCGGGCGCCGGCCGAGCGGCCGGCCCCGGTCCGACAGGCGCCGCGTCAGGAGACCTTGAACCGCCCGACCGTGGTCGCGAGCGCGTTCGCCTGCGACTGCAACGCGGTCGCAGCGGCGGTCGACTGTTCGACGAGCGCCGCGTTCTGCTGCACCATTTCGTCGAGCTGCGTAACGGCGCGATTCACTTCCTGGATGCCGCGCGTCTGCTCGTTCGCCGCGTGCGTGATCTCGGAGATGATCGTCGTCACGTTCGACACGTTGGAGACGATCTCGCGCATCGTATCGCCGGCCTGACGCACCTGCCCGGACCCGGCCGACACGCTCGCGACCGTCGATTCGACCAGCACCTTCACTTCGCGCGCGGCCTGCGCGCTGCGCTGCGCGAGGCTGCGCACTTCCTGTGCGACGACCGCGAAGCCGCGGCCCTGCTCGCCCGCGCGCGCCGCTTCGACGGCCGCGTTCAGCGCGAGGATGTTGGTCTGGAACGCGATCCCGTCGATCACGCCGATGATGTCGCCGATCCGGCCCGACGCTTCCTCGATCTTCTCCATCGTCGCGACGACGTCCGACACGACCACACCGCCGTGCGATGCGATCCGCGACGCGGCAGCCGCACGTTCGTCGGCCTGGCCGGCGGCCGCCGCCGACTGGCCGACGGTCGCGGTGATCTCTTCCATCGACGCGGCCGTTTCCTCGAGGCTCGCCGCCGCCGATTCCGTGCGCGACGACAGGTCCTGGTTGCCCGCCGCGATCTCGTTCGCGGCCGTGCGCACCGATTCGCTCGCATCGCGGATCTCGCGCATCACGTCGTTCAGCTTGTCGACGAAGCTGTTGAACGAGCGTGCGATGTCGGCCACTTCGTCACGGCCGTCGGCCGGCAGGCGCTGCGTCAGGTCGCCGGCGCCCGAGCCGATCGCGGCCATGGCCTGGCGCACTTGCGACAGGCGGCGGAACGCGGTCGCGGTGATCGCGCCGATGATCAGCGACGCGACGCCGACGATCACGAGCAGCGTGATCAGCGAAGCGGTCAGCAGCGAGCGCATCCCGGCCGTCGCCTCGTTTTTGTCGAGCAGCACCAGCGCGTACCAGTCGGTGCCCGGCACGGGGCGCGCGCGCACCAGCTTCGCGTCGCCGCCGACGCTCACCTCGACCGGCGCGGTCGCGTTCACGATCGACGCGGGCGCGATCGCGCCGAGTTCCGGCGACACGTCGGCGACCGGCTTCAGCGTGAGCTTCGGGTCCGGGTGCGCGACCACATGGCCGCTGCTGTCGATCAACATCCCGAAGCTCGCGGGCGTCGGGTGGATCGACTTCACGTTCGCGATCACGGTGTCCATCGCGACGTCCGCGGCGACGACGCCCTTCAGCGTACCGTCGCGCAGGATCGGCACCGCGAACGTGACGACGAGGTTGCCCGTACCGGCATCGACGTAAGGGGGCGTGACGACCGGCTTGCCGGCCTGCGCGGCCTGCTTGTACCACGGGCGGCCGGTCGGATCGTAGTCGGGCGGGATGCCGGTCGGGTCGGAGAAGTGGAACGCCTTGTCGGCGTAGCCTGCGTAGACGTTCGTGAAGCCGCCGGCCGAGGCCATCTGCTTGAACACCGGCAGCGGATCGGGCGTCAGCGCGGCATCCTGCAGCGACGCGATCATCCGGCTCCGGGTGGCGACCCAGTCGGCGATCCCGACCACGTGCCCGCTTGCGACGGAGGTCAGGTTGCGGTCGATCGCGTCGTCGTTGTACGAGCGCGCGATGAAGTAGTTGATGAGCGTGGTGGCGACGAGCGCGAATACGACGATGGCGACGCACGCGGCGAGGATGCGGGCGCGGATGGACGAGAACATGGCAACGACTCGGTAAGGGAGCGCGAACGCCCGGTGGACGAATTCACCGGGTAAACGGCGGCGTTCTCGATTACTTAAGGGTGGAATTCGTCAGACCATTCGTTGTTTGACGCGCGACGGCACGCGCCTTGCATGCAGGCGTCGAATCGATCAATTGGGGAAAAACCCGGTGCCCGGCGATTGCGGGCGGCATGGGTGCGCGGATACGGTCCCGGATTGGGGAAATCCGCGCGCACGCGCGCGCAGCGCGTGCGCGCATGGATCTGCCTGCCCTCGTGAAAAGGCGTGGCCGTATTGCGTCAGCGTATCGTCAGGCGGACGGCCGCGCGCGACTCGTCACGGCCGTTCGGTCAGCAATGCAGGCGGCCTCCCGTCATAGGCGACGGCTCGCCTGAACGTCCGGCTCCGCGGGCTGCCGCGCCGGCGGCCCGTCCGCCGCCTGCTCGTCGAGCTGCCGCATCCGCTCGCGCAGATGCCGGACCGCAAACACGTGGATGTAGTCGTGCACGCGTGCGTCGGAGGACAGTGCGCGCACCTCGTCGTCGATCATGGCGCGCAACTGGTCTGCATTGATCGACCGCTGCGCGGCAACTTCCGCTAGCGCTTCCAACAAAGTGTCCCGTGACATCGACGGACTCCTTACTGTCGAGGCAAATAAAGATGGATGTATTCCTAGCCTAAAGACTGAACAGCGACGTCGCGCGCGACGCGCGATCGTGCCCTTGCGCGGCATCAACAACCCTGAGCGACGCGGGCGGCGTCACGCGGGTGTCGAGCGCCGCGATCCGACGGCGGATCGCCTGCAACCTGGCCGGTGCGGGCTTGTGCCGCACGGATCGTCCGATGAGAAACCACGCTTCCCCGAAAGCGCGGCGCCGACGCGTGAGCCTGTCGTGGACAGGCATCGGCGGTCGGCGTAAAGACCAAGTTAGACCGGACTAAAAGGCGCGTCAAGGCGCTTGCGCCGTGAATCGCCCGCTTAAAACCGCGCGATCGCGCGCCGAACGCGACGCGCGCGTGTCAGGAAATTCCTATGGCGCGGCGGAATTCCTGACGCAGACTTCAGCGCGCCCTGATTGGAAGCGTTCTTCCGCCACACGATACTGATGCCATGGACACATCGTTCATGCAGGGCCATCGCGCAGCCGGCCGTCGAGCGGGCACGCGGGTCAGGCGGAGGAGACCACCCATGGCTTTCGGCAACTTTCCCAACGGCGACGGACAGCGGCGCGCGACGCGCGCGATCGCGGAACCCGCGCCGGCGCCCCGCGACGATCTCGATGCGCTGCTCGCGCTCGCCCGCCAGGCCGGGCTGCTCGTGACGCTCGACGGACAGATCGGCCGCGAGAAGTACCAGAGCATCGTCGGGTCGGTGGCCGCGTTGCAGCGGTTCGCGGCCGCGCTGCGCCAGCAGGCGGCCGTGGCTGCGCCCGCGCCGTCGCCGGTGCGGCGCGCGTCGCGCCGCGGGCACGTGCGCGTGAGCAGGACGCGCCGCTTTTCACCGTGCCGCGCCTGCCCCCTCGAGACGGCGCGCCACCGCGCGCATGCGCGACACGGCGGGCGCCAGCGGCGTAGCGCCCGTCCGGGCTGCGTGTCCTGACATCGCGCACGCCGCCGCTGCCGCGCTGACGAACCGGCCCGGCCGGTCCGGCGCGCGGCGCGGCATCATCGACGGCGGACGTCATGCCGACAGGCGTGCGCGCGGCCATGCGCACGCCGTGGCGGCGTTCGGCCGTCACCGGTTTACATACGAGGAAAAGCGTCGGCGCGGGGCCAGGAAAACGGGCGGGGTCAACCACCCCGCCCGTCCTCCAAGGCAGCCGACGGCTGCCTACCCTCGTGCCAGAGAGTTCGTGTCCGGTGCCGGCGGCATCCGCGTGCGCGCGCCTACTCGACCACCAGGTTGTCGATCACCACGCGCACGCCGGGCGCAGACCAGGCCGCACCGCGCGCGACTTCGCGCTCCGCATACGAGTCGACCTTGCCGTTGAGCGTGACCGTGCCGTCCTGCACGATCACGTCGATATGGTTCGCTTCGCGTTCCGCGTGCCGCTGCATCGCCTTGCGGATCGTCGCGCCAATGTCGCCGGCGACCACGTCGCCAGCCACCTCGATCGCATCGGATACGCCGACGATCCCGCGCATCTGCGACACCGCGCGCAACGCGCGCTGCCGCTGGTAGCCCCAGTCGACCTTGCCGCTCAGCGTGATCCAGCCTTTCTCGATCTGCACGTGGATCGCGTCGTCGCGCAGGCCGGCCGTCCAGTGCAGCACGGCGCGCACCGCTTTCGCGATGTCTTCGTCGGTATGGCGCTCGTCATGCGGCAAATGCACGGTCATGTCGACGACGACGGCCCTCACGCCCGCAACGCGATGCGCGGCGTGTTCCGCCGCGACCTTCTCCGCGACGCTCGACGGATGTCCCGACAGCGTGACGACCCGGTCTTCGACCTCGACGCCGATGCGGGTCGAATCGACCGCCGGATCCCACGCGAGCTCTTCCTCGACGTCCTGCTTCAGTTGCTTGTCGGTTTTCATCGCACGCTCCCGAATGGGCCCGTCCGGCGGCGTCAGTCCGTGCCGCGCACGAGCAGCACGGGCACCTGGGCGAGATGCGCCACGCGACGCGCGACGCTGCCGATCAGCAGCGCCGCCAGCCCGCGCCGGCCGTGCGTCCCCACCACCAGCAGTTCGGCACGCCAGTGCACGGCGTCGCGCATCAGCGCGTGCGCGACGTCATCGCTCGTTGCGTGCGTTTCGATGATGCCGCGCTTGGTCGGATTCGCGCATCCGTCGAACAGCGCCGCCACCCGCGCGAGCGCGCCCTCGCCTTCGGCGCGGTACGCGTCCTCGAGCGCGCGCACCGGCACGATATCCGTCAGACGAACCGCGCGATCGACGACGTACACCGCGTAGAGCAGCGTCGTCGGCGTCGCGAGCGCCATGCCGGCCTGCAACGCGTGCAGCGACGGCTCGCTGCCGTCGACCGCGAACATCAGCCGCTGCGGCGGGCCGTCCATCGGCCGCTCGTAGCTCGCCGGCACGATCAGCAGCGCGCAGCGCGCGCGCGTCGTCAGCGTGTCCGACATCGCGCCTTCGACGAGCCGCAGCAGCCCGTGATGCGCGCTCGCGCCGACCACGAGCGCATCGGCCTGCCACGCGACGGTGTCGCCGACGAGCGCGTTGGCGATCGTGCCGCCCGCGACCGACGTATCGACGATGGCCTGCTCGACGTCCGCGCCGCATCCGGCGAACAGCGGCGTAATGCGGTCGAGCACGGCCTGCGCATCGTGCGCCATTTCCTCGCGCGCGGACGTCAGCAGCGCATCGATGCGCGGGATGTCGGGCAGCAGCAGGCGGGGATTGTCGATCACGCTGACGACGCGCAGCTGCATGCCGGGACGCAGCAGCGTGCGCACGTACTGCGCGGCGCGAAGCGATTCGGGCGTCGGATCGACAGCCAGCACGAGTCGCGAGAGCGGCGGGACGGATGAGTCAGGCTGCATGGCGAAGGCCTCCGTGCGTGCGCGCCGTCCTTGGCGGGACGGCGCCGGGGCTTCGCGCGGCGGATCGGGCCGCTGACGCACGATCGCAGGCATCGGCGGGCTGCCACGCGAAGCGCGGACAATCGATGCGTTCAGCATAGGACGTCCGGCCCGCGCGTGCATGATGAAAATCAAGCGGCAGGCCGGACGAGAGGCGCGCGGCCTACGATTCCGTCGAGACCGACGCCACCGGGCGGTTCGCGTAGAACAGCGCATACGCGACGCCGAGCAGCACGATCCACACCGGGCCGATCACGAGCGCGACGCGCGTGTCGGGCGTGAACGCCATCAGCACGACGACCAGCACCAGAAAACCGAGGGCGACGAACGAACCGAGCGGATAGAACGGCACGCGGATCGGCAGGCGCGCGATCCTGTCGGCCGACAGCGTGCGGCGAAAGCGCATCTGTGCGATCAGGATCACGCACCACGTCCAGATCGCGCCGAACGTCGACACCGACGTGAGCCACGTGAACACGTGCTGCGGCGCGAGATAGTTGAGCAGCACGCCGATCAGCAGCAGCGCGACCGATACGATCACGCCGTACACCGGCACGCCGTTGCGGTTGACCTTGCCGAGCTTGCTCGGCGCCTGGCCCTGCTGCGCGAGGTTGTAGAGCATCCGCGCGGTGCTGAACAGCCCGCTGTTGCACGACGACAGCGCCGCGGTTAAGACGACGAAGTTGATGATGCCGGCGGCAGCCGGGATGCCGAGCCGCGAGAACGTCATCACGAACGGGCTGCCCTGCGTGCCGATCTGGTCCCACGGATAGAGCGACATGATCACGAACAGCGCGCCGATGTAGAAAATCAGCACGCGCCAGAACACCGAGTTCACGGCCTTCGTCAGCGACTTCTCCGGGTTGCGCGCCTCGCCGGCCGTGAGACCGAGCATCTCGACGCCGAGATACGCGAACATCACGATCGGCAGCGCGGCGATCACGCCGTTGATGCCGTTCGGCATGAAGCCGCCGTGCGCCCACAGGTTCGACAGGCCGATCGCGACACCGCCGTTGCCGATCCCGAACGCGATCATCAACCCGCCGCCGATGATCATCAGCACGATCGTGACGATCTTGATCAGCGCGAACCAGAACTCGAATTCACCGTACAGCTTGACCGCGATGAAGTTCACCGAGCCCATCGCCATGAGCGCCGCGAGCGCCCAGATCCAGTTCGGCACGGAGGGGAACCACATGTGCATGTAGACGCCGACCGCCGTGATTTCGGCCATGCAGGTGACGATCCACACGAACCAGTAGGTCCAGCCGGTCAGGTAGCCGGCGAGCGGCCCGAGGTAGTCGCGCGCGTAGCGGCTGAATGCGCCGGCGACGGGATTGGCGATCGCCATCTCGCCGAGTGCGCGCATGATCAGGAAAATCGCGATGCCGCCCAGCAGGTAGGTCAGCAGGATGGCCGGGCCCGCGACGCGGATCGCGGTGGCCGAGCCGAGGAACAGGCCGACGCCGATCGTCGCGCC
This genomic interval carries:
- a CDS encoding DUF3175 domain-containing protein, with translation MTTRRPPVSSREDGRSATRRPARDTTAPSAAQRWSQRVTEHSDALDLEPGTFSHDDPDEVAQALKRAAERSTRRKGTPYQSAMSMLNFYINRAGAHLPQDRRDTLERAKQKLREAFGRGS
- a CDS encoding methyl-accepting chemotaxis protein, producing the protein MFSSIRARILAACVAIVVFALVATTLINYFIARSYNDDAIDRNLTSVASGHVVGIADWVATRSRMIASLQDAALTPDPLPVFKQMASAGGFTNVYAGYADKAFHFSDPTGIPPDYDPTGRPWYKQAAQAGKPVVTPPYVDAGTGNLVVTFAVPILRDGTLKGVVAADVAMDTVIANVKSIHPTPASFGMLIDSSGHVVAHPDPKLTLKPVADVSPELGAIAPASIVNATAPVEVSVGGDAKLVRARPVPGTDWYALVLLDKNEATAGMRSLLTASLITLLVIVGVASLIIGAITATAFRRLSQVRQAMAAIGSGAGDLTQRLPADGRDEVADIARSFNSFVDKLNDVMREIRDASESVRTAANEIAAGNQDLSSRTESAAASLEETAASMEEITATVGQSAAAAGQADERAAAASRIASHGGVVVSDVVATMEKIEEASGRIGDIIGVIDGIAFQTNILALNAAVEAARAGEQGRGFAVVAQEVRSLAQRSAQAAREVKVLVESTVASVSAGSGQVRQAGDTMREIVSNVSNVTTIISEITHAANEQTRGIQEVNRAVTQLDEMVQQNAALVEQSTAAATALQSQANALATTVGRFKVS
- a CDS encoding VRR-NUC domain-containing protein, translated to MTPASPTPPAFYYLTNFERALAWLGARYDDLFDDSERAFLQAFPSLPQASRALLVRMLMRNGSDFRASKLVYDEIGCALAAAAPLVELGWVDPAPALTLDEIFALCTKADLLRIFPALAAHAGERKPEWLERLRPAHDMAQPFDVWFSGAGQPGAGHPGAGQPPRDDRVLRVTVGALCDRLRLMFFGNLHQDWSEFVLADLGVFQYESVAIAPSSRAFQQRGDVDAYLALQTCRDALDAWPDDAPLEALVDAIGTVACAQPWLATRRAKLLFAVGQAGERRGAWPLALDAYARSAWPGSRHRRIRVLERCGRDDDALALALEARGGFESDEERQRVERMLPRLQRRLGRRVERAAPAADVPRETLVLARPDAFVSVEFAVRDHLAQPASPVHYVENTLINSLFGLLCWEPVFAAVPGAFFHPFQRGPADLHAPDFAARRADAFAACFAQLDSGAYRDTIRRHFATKAGLQSPFVFWGVLSDALLDEALACLPPAHLRLWFTRLLADIRSNRSGLPDLVRFWPGERRYELVEVKGPGDRLQDNQTRWLAYCVAHGMPVRVIDVEWAGDVVVPAAASGHCA
- a CDS encoding MipA/OmpV family protein, with the translated sequence MVIARQLLSPGARRFLSGVSTVAVLMATGPQAARAQTPSPLGEWQYSAGVPLMKLFEPNTPDWQVSVGAAMTLQPRYAGSDRYRVMGGPNLDIRYRDLFFLSTGEGLGANVLRGPNWRVSLSVGYDLGRRSADDLDHLRGFDNINAAPVMKLAADYVISKAFPLVLRADIRRSIGGSNGWVGDFSAYMPLPGSNEHFFWFAGPTVSFADSRYMNSWFGVNQGAAARSGLPRYSSGAGIRSVGAGVTMAWFVNKHWFVTIDGAIEQLVGRAARSPITQQSTNGVFDMSVNYQF
- a CDS encoding S10 family peptidase, which produces MNATTSNDAAPDQPLIDTTPYGYGPNDSISDVTEIAAITHHTLNLNGRSIDYTARAGHLVTTDPYSSRPGAKLFYVAFTADESTPSTRPVTFFYNGGPGSSSVFLLLGSFGPRRIRTSMPNFTPPSPYALEDNADSLLDQTDLVFIDPPGTGYSTAVAPHTNQDFWGVDQDAGCIKQFIKRYLTVFNRWNSPKYLFGESYGTPRTSVLTWMLHEDGVDLNGIVLQSSILDYSQAGSAVGVLPTFAADAWYHKKVTVSPEPTDLPAFMDKVSAFASGPYADALAAYPQIDDGVLRHLSEILGIPSTVLKYWQLNPSTGNGASFLTSLLLDAGLAVGAYDGRVTGIDTGIAQFVAPDSGGNDPTMAAVSGVYTAMWNVYLNDELQYTSVAPFMDLNDKAFAHWDFSHIDPTGAERGGSGSLYTAGDLAAAMSVNPYLRVFSANGYYDSVTPFFQTLITFQEMPLASAQIDSNLTVRNYPSGHMIYLDNESRTAMKADLASFYGGAETHAATIRAAGLPARAAIEGVARYRRRSTRTPY